In the Blautia coccoides genome, TGAGTATGAATATCAGTTTCGATATCTGGCATTCTAATCTGCCTATGTTTGAAATATATGGGACAGAGGGGACACTGGAGGTGCCGGATCCCAACATGTCCGGAGGCCGGCCCAAGGTCTACAGAAAGGAACGGACGCTGGATGTGCTGTATGACGACAGCGAGGAGACAAAAGCAAAGCAGAACGTCAGCGTGGAGCTGCCTGAACTGTATCCCCATATTGGGGAATACACCAGGGGGATTGGCGTGCTGGATCTGGCCTGTGCAGTGATCGAGGGAAGAAAGCCCAGAGTAAATGCTGAGATGGCCTGCCACGTGATCGAAGCGATCACAGGCATGATGGAGTCAGCGCGCGAAAGAAAAGTATATGAAATGGAAACTACCTGCGAAAAGCCGGAGCCTGTAAGGACCGGCATACCAGCGGGCAGAATATAAATAATAAAATATAAAGTGAGGTAAGAATTATGAGTGGAGTAGTTGGTACAGATTTAGTTTGTCAGGTTGGATTTATCGTAAAGGACATCAATGCCACAAAAAAGAAATGGGCAGAATTTTTGGGGGTTGAGGAACCGGAAGCAGCTCTCTGTGGTGAGTATGAGATCACCCAGACGGAATTTAAAGGTGAGCCTGCACCGGAGGCTAACAGCTACCTTGCATTTTTTGATGTGGGACCGGGTCTGCAGCTTGAATTGATCCAGCCTAATGAAGCACCTTCCACATGGAGAAATTATCTGAATGAGCACGGAGAAGGAATTCATCATGTAGCGTTCAATATTAAGGGAATGAAAATGCCTGAGGCTGTAAAACGCTGTGAAGATTTCGGCATGGTTCTGGAGCAGAAGGGTGAGTACGGAGATGGCAGCGGAAGATATACATACATGAATGGTTATAAAGATCTGAAGTGTATCATTGAGCTGCTGGAAAGTGATAGATGATCAGGAGGAGACGCGGATGAGACTGGGATTATCCAGCCCTCTGGAGCATAAAAGCCCCTGGGAATGGGCTGAAAAAATGCATCGGATGGGCTGCGGCTCTGTGAATTTCCCTGTGGATCACACCTGTGACCAGACACTTTTGGAACAATACGTGGAGGCGGCCGGCAAATATGATCTGATGATCGCGGAAGTGGGAGCCTGGTGCAATCCCATTTCCCCGGATGACAAAGTCAGGGAAGCAGCGTTTACAAGATGTGTAGAGCAGCTAAAGCTGGCCGATCAGATCAGTGCGAGATGCTGTGTGAATGTCTCAGGTTCCAGAGGGGAACGCTGGGACGGCCCTTATAAAGAAAATCTGACTGAGGATACCTGGAAACTGATGGTGAGAAGCATTCAGGAGATCATAGATACAGCAAATCCGGTAAATACATATTATACCATTGAGCCAATGCCATGGATGTACCCTATGGGTCCGGATGAATATTTAAAGCTGATCCATGACGTGGACAGGGAGCGGTTTGCTGTGCATATGGATGTGTTTAACTGGATCACTACTCCGGAGAGATATTTTTATCATGAAGATTTTATGGAGGAGTGCTTCCGTAAGCTGGGACCTCATATCAGAAGCTGTCATCTGAAGGATGTGATCCTGGAACAGGAATTCACCCTGCAGTTCAGGGAGACTGCCTGCGGCAGAGGATGTCTGAATCTGGAAAAGTATGCGCAATTGGCACGTGAGACAGATCCGGATATGCCGCTGATCATTGAGCATTTGGATGGGGATAATGCCTATCTGGAAAGCCTTGCCTATGTGAAACAGCGTTTTGGAGAGGCGGGTATTGAGGTATAAGATATACAGCCGGAGCGGATGGGAAATCAGAATCCCGCTGCCCCGGCTTTTTGTTATATTTTGCCCTTATAGTTGTAAACAAAGAGATTTTAGATTAGAATAAAGTCAAGGATTCAGCGGGTCTGCGCATTTACTGCGCGAGCCGTAAGAAAATATAAAGCTGCATAAAGAGGAGGATATTTTTATGGGATTTTCAGAAAATTTTTTGTGGGGAACAGCCACCGCTTCTTACCAGATAGAGGGTGGTGCTTTTGAAGGCGGAAGGGGTTACACGGTATGGGACGACTTTTGCAGGACTCCTGGTAAAGTCTTTTCCATGCATAACGGGGATGTGGCCTGTGATCATTACCACCGCTATAAAGAGGATGTGAAAATGATGGCGGATATGGGGATTCAGGCTTATCGTTTCTCTATTGCCTGGTCCAGAATACTGCCGGAGGGAAAAGGGGAAGTCAGCCAGAGCGGGATAGACTTCTATAATGCGCTGATAGATGAACTTTTAAAATATAATATTAAACCTTGTCTGACACTGTTTCACTGGGATCTTCCTTTTGCTCTGCACCGTCTGGGAGGCTGGCAGAATCCGGAGATCGTGGACTGGTTTGCAGAGTACGCTGCTGTGGCGGCAAAGGCCTTTGGGGACAGAGTCAAATTCTTTATGACATTTAATGAACCTCAGTGTTTTGTGGGACTGGGACACGTGACCGGAGAACATGCACCGGGTAATCTTATGTCGCGCCGCAGTGTGCTGGAAATGGCTCATCACGTAATGATGGCCCATGGAAAAGCTGTACAGGCCATAAGAAGTCTGGTACCGGATGCACAGATTGGATACGCCCCCACTTCCAATCCGGTGATCCCTGCAACAGACAGCCCGGAAGATATTGAAGCTGCCAGAAAAGCATATTTTGCTGTGGAGGATAAGCCGGATTATATGTGGTCTGTGAGCTGGTGGAGTGATCCTGTGATGTTTGGAAGATATCCGGAGGATGGGTTAAAGCTGTTTGAAAAGGATTTGCCGGATTTTAAGCCGGAAGATTTGAAACTGATGCATCAGCCCCTGGATTTCTATGGACAGAATATTTACAACGGATATAAGGTGAAGAGTGACCATAAGGGAGGATGGGAGACTGTTCAGCGTCCTGTGGGATACCCCAGGACGGGCAACGGGTGGCCTGTGGTACCGGAATCTCTTTACTGGGGGCCGCGGTTCCTTTATGAGCGGTATCAGAAGCCTATTGTTATCACGGAGAATGGGTGCTGCTGCGCAGATGTAGTGTCCCTGGACGGTAAGGTCCATGATCCGAACAGAATCGATTTTTATCACAGATATCTGCGGGAACTTGGCCGGGCAATTGAGGACGGAGTAAAAGTAGATGCCTATTTTGCCTGGTCAGTGGTGGACAACTTTGAATGGGCCAAGGGGTACTCAGACAGGTTTGGCATGGTATATGTGGATTTTGAGACGCAGGAGCGTATCTTAAAGGATTCCGCATATTGGTATTCAGAAGTAATCAAAAATAATGGCGCAAACCTGGCAGATATTCATTAGGCAAACTTGCGCATACCTTATTCTTCGTTTTCTGTATTTTGTGATAAGCCAGTTGTGATTTTGGAATAGTGTGTTATAGTGAAACCAACATAAGAATACAGCAGGTCTGCACATAAACTGCGCTGACTGCAAAAAATGCAGGCAGGGTTTGCACACGTAGTCTGTACTGTAATAAGGAGGGACACTATGAAAAAGAAAATGATCATAACTGTACTGAGTCTTGCCGTTATGCTTGCGTTTTCAGGCTGTTCTGGCAAAGGGAGCGGGAAGGAAAACAACAATACGGAAAAAAATGCGGGAGCAGCAGGTGAAAACACTGACATCGCAGATAAAAAAGACAGTGACGGGGACAATGGGGATAGCACTGCGGATGCACAGGATGAAGCGGATGCACAGGGTAAATCGGATGTACATCAGGATAAAGCAGATGCATCCACAGGAAATCAGGAACTTTTGGCAATATCTGAGGCCTTTGTAAAAGATTTAGTGGAAGGCAGCGGAGACAATATCAAGACAGACTATGAGTACACAGAACAGATGAAGTCCGCAGTGGAGAGTGGTCAGATTCTGACAGCTTTTCAGGATACCCTGAAAGCGGTGGGGGAAGTGAAAGAAATCCGGTCGGCATGGGAAGCAGATCCACAGTCCGGGTACAATATGGTTCAGGTGCCCTGTGATTTTTCTATACAGCCCCTGAATATGGTAGTCGCTTTTCAGGATGGCAGGATAGGAGGCGTTCATACGGATGTCTATCAGGAACAAAAAGAGACGGTATCCTTACCGGAAAATGTCACCGAGACGGATATGAACCTGAGTATAGCAGGCGGCCGCACACTGCCGGGAACATTTGCCGCTCCTAAAAATCTGAAAGAGTATCCCGCTGTTGTATTTGTACATGGTTCAGGCAGCAGTGACAGAAATGAGACAGCAGGACAGATCAAACCATTTCAGGATTTGGCATGGGGGCTTGCTGAGAGGGGAATTGCATCTTACCGTTACGATAAGATTTCTTATGTGTACGGAAAAGAATTGGCGGAAGATAAAGAGTTTACAGTCTATGATGAAACCGTTAATGATGCCGCTGCGGCGGTTAAGATGCTGCGTGAACAGGAAGGCGTTTCAAAAGTTTATGTGGTTGGACACAGCCAGGGTGCACTGATGATGGGTGCAATTGCCAGGGAAGGTCAGCCGGACGGCTGCATTATGATGGCAGGTCCGGCCAGGGGATTTGCGGATACGATTCAGAGGCAGTATGAATTCCTTCAGAGTCTGGATCCTGATCCTTCAGAGCAGGATAAGGCAGTTTATGAGCAGGGCTTAGCGGCAGCGGAGCAGATGAAAAATATTGATTCTCTGCCCGATGACGCAAGAATTATGGGACAGACAAAAACATATATGAAAAGCATTCTGGACTATGATGCAGTAGCGGAGGCGGCAGACATAACAGTGCCGGTCCTTGTCCTGCAGGGTGAGGAAGATTATCAGGTGACAATGGATGATTTCCGGATTTGGGAGGAAAACTACGAGGGGAAGGATAACTGGCAGTTTGTGTCTTTCCCGGGCCTGTCTCATATGTTCACGGAAGGAAAATATGAGGAAGGTCCTGCCAGCTATCAGGGAGCAAAGCATATTCCTGATAAGGTGACGGAGACAATTGCGGGATTTATCAATGAATAGCTGTGAATAAAATATTGCATCTGTTATGCAGACAATCATCAGGTTAGGGATGATTGTCTGTTTTTTATATCATTAGAAAAGAGTTCTATCTCTCGGTAAATGGAAAGTTGTTCATTTTACTTGACAGGCTAGTATATACTAGCTACAATAAAGTAAAGGGCTAGTGAATGCTAGCTGAACGACAGATGACCTGAACGGAGAAAGGGATAGGGAAGAGTATGGAGAAATCACAGTTGGAGCAGTATCTTAGCGACGGGGTTGAAAATATTATGAAAGGAATGAGTAAGACGTTTCTCACAAATCCTAAATCTGCAGTGTTTTTTATGAAATATGCCCAGGCGGCCGGGGCTGCAGCGGAGAAACGCAGAGCTGCAAAACAGAACGGGGAACACATTCCTCCTTTTTTGATCGCCAGTATTACCAGCCAGTGCAATCTTCGCTGCAAGGGCTGTTATGCATGGGCAAACCATACCTGCGGCGGCGGAACAAAGCAGGACGGTCTGCGCGCGGAACAGTGGGATGATATTTTTTGTCAGGCGGAGGATATGGGAGTGAATTTTATTCTGCTTGCAGGAGGAGAGCCTCTGATGAGGCCTGATGTGCTTAAAATGGCGGGGAGGCGAAAAAACATCTTGTTCCCTGTTTTTACTAATGGTACTATGATTAGTAAAGAGATTCTGTCAGGCAGCAGGAATGTTGAACCGGACTCTGGGGAACCTCAGACAGGCTCAGAGGATGTGGATACATATCTGCAGATGTTTATGGACAACAGGAATCTCCTGCCGGTCCTCAGCATTGAGGGTGACAGGCAGATGACAGATACCAGAAGAGGTGCCGGAATTTATG is a window encoding:
- a CDS encoding VOC family protein, whose translation is MSGVVGTDLVCQVGFIVKDINATKKKWAEFLGVEEPEAALCGEYEITQTEFKGEPAPEANSYLAFFDVGPGLQLELIQPNEAPSTWRNYLNEHGEGIHHVAFNIKGMKMPEAVKRCEDFGMVLEQKGEYGDGSGRYTYMNGYKDLKCIIELLESDR
- a CDS encoding GH1 family beta-glucosidase yields the protein MGFSENFLWGTATASYQIEGGAFEGGRGYTVWDDFCRTPGKVFSMHNGDVACDHYHRYKEDVKMMADMGIQAYRFSIAWSRILPEGKGEVSQSGIDFYNALIDELLKYNIKPCLTLFHWDLPFALHRLGGWQNPEIVDWFAEYAAVAAKAFGDRVKFFMTFNEPQCFVGLGHVTGEHAPGNLMSRRSVLEMAHHVMMAHGKAVQAIRSLVPDAQIGYAPTSNPVIPATDSPEDIEAARKAYFAVEDKPDYMWSVSWWSDPVMFGRYPEDGLKLFEKDLPDFKPEDLKLMHQPLDFYGQNIYNGYKVKSDHKGGWETVQRPVGYPRTGNGWPVVPESLYWGPRFLYERYQKPIVITENGCCCADVVSLDGKVHDPNRIDFYHRYLRELGRAIEDGVKVDAYFAWSVVDNFEWAKGYSDRFGMVYVDFETQERILKDSAYWYSEVIKNNGANLADIH
- a CDS encoding alpha/beta hydrolase family protein; the protein is MKKKMIITVLSLAVMLAFSGCSGKGSGKENNNTEKNAGAAGENTDIADKKDSDGDNGDSTADAQDEADAQGKSDVHQDKADASTGNQELLAISEAFVKDLVEGSGDNIKTDYEYTEQMKSAVESGQILTAFQDTLKAVGEVKEIRSAWEADPQSGYNMVQVPCDFSIQPLNMVVAFQDGRIGGVHTDVYQEQKETVSLPENVTETDMNLSIAGGRTLPGTFAAPKNLKEYPAVVFVHGSGSSDRNETAGQIKPFQDLAWGLAERGIASYRYDKISYVYGKELAEDKEFTVYDETVNDAAAAVKMLREQEGVSKVYVVGHSQGALMMGAIAREGQPDGCIMMAGPARGFADTIQRQYEFLQSLDPDPSEQDKAVYEQGLAAAEQMKNIDSLPDDARIMGQTKTYMKSILDYDAVAEAADITVPVLVLQGEEDYQVTMDDFRIWEENYEGKDNWQFVSFPGLSHMFTEGKYEEGPASYQGAKHIPDKVTETIAGFINE
- a CDS encoding sugar phosphate isomerase/epimerase family protein produces the protein MRLGLSSPLEHKSPWEWAEKMHRMGCGSVNFPVDHTCDQTLLEQYVEAAGKYDLMIAEVGAWCNPISPDDKVREAAFTRCVEQLKLADQISARCCVNVSGSRGERWDGPYKENLTEDTWKLMVRSIQEIIDTANPVNTYYTIEPMPWMYPMGPDEYLKLIHDVDRERFAVHMDVFNWITTPERYFYHEDFMEECFRKLGPHIRSCHLKDVILEQEFTLQFRETACGRGCLNLEKYAQLARETDPDMPLIIEHLDGDNAYLESLAYVKQRFGEAGIEV
- a CDS encoding radical SAM protein, translated to MEKSQLEQYLSDGVENIMKGMSKTFLTNPKSAVFFMKYAQAAGAAAEKRRAAKQNGEHIPPFLIASITSQCNLRCKGCYAWANHTCGGGTKQDGLRAEQWDDIFCQAEDMGVNFILLAGGEPLMRPDVLKMAGRRKNILFPVFTNGTMISKEILSGSRNVEPDSGEPQTGSEDVDTYLQMFMDNRNLLPVLSIEGDRQMTDTRRGAGIYDCLIQTMEELKARNILYGVSITVTKENMEEVTADVFLQKLSLLGCKAVIYVEYVPVDRDTVNLAPDDKDRTFMAARLDILRETQRNMLLISFPGDERASGGCLAAGRGFFHINAKGGAEPCPFSPYSDTSLQDISLREAMNSPLFSRLRENGNLAETHKGGCVLFEQEQTVKEYLKGI